Proteins found in one Plasmodium knowlesi strain H genome assembly, chromosome: 12 genomic segment:
- a CDS encoding GTPase, putative — protein MILMQLTVLGYLNTGKTALINSIMNNDIYSNYVHTDLPTVYYKVHKEKNRSFCVEIEDTSVNVDVNVFMNMLRKEITTDSRSMRNPVFSLFDKPTIPFQAGDQYNSISYGRMAYFLVFDLTNASTLEYVKMIYGNMSKAYDRYYTLKPFISLVGNKYDLVTEDCELVRQAENFANENMVQLWLTSATTGRNVKKLFTHTIHMVYNNTNLWKYDIEESGSETTES, from the exons atgattttgATGCAGCTGACAGTCCTGGGTTATTTGAATACCGGGAAAACAGCTCTAATAAATTCCATTATGAACAATGACATTTATAGCAACTATGTCCACACGGATTTACCAAC gGTATACTACAAAGTacacaaggagaaaaatagaagCTTCTGCGTTGAGATTGAAGATACGTCTGTTAACGTGGATGTGAATGTCTTTATGAACATgctaaggaaggaaa TTACCACGGATAGTAGAAGTATGCGAAATCCTGTGTTCAGTTTATTTGACAAACCTACCATTCCTTTTCAAGCGGGTGACCAATACAACTCAATAAGCTACG GGAGGATGGCCTACTTTCTAGTCTTCGACCTCACGAACGCGTCCACCCTCGAATACGTGAAGATGATTTACGGGAACATGTCCAAAGCGTATGACCGATATTAT ACCCTTAAACCGTTTATATCCCTTGTCGGGAATAAATatg ATTTGGTTACTGAAGATTGTGAATTAGTTAGACAGGCAGAAAACTTCGC CAACGAGAACATGGTCCAGCTGTGGCTAACATCGGCAACAACGGGAAGGAACGTcaaaaag cTGTTCACTCACACGATCCATATGGTCTACAATAACACTAACTTGTGGAAATACGACATAGAGGAg tCTGGTTCCGAAACGACAGAAAGTTAA
- a CDS encoding elongation factor Tu, putative, translating into MDLVKYLNQNERVRNICILAHVDHGKTTLVDNLISSNKIISDKNIGKVKYLDNREDEQKRQITMKSSSILLKHTYNKAYLDELFRDRAAEQKSPSGKDMHAIGVEGQTAGMTISTTDGEQVKPSAGPNGKASSSRSVIKRREGTEVQAQADAETANAETANAETADDRNIHLINIIDTPGHVDFSSEVSTCIRICDGALILVDCIEGMCSQTKIVLRQTWKEMIKSILVINKIDKLITNQNMDSVSAYEHINNIIEQVNAYIYQLYMEENMDKENVESSELEKYTYSPLKGNVLLCSSTHCWCIDMNIFSTLFCKKMNINVNNAEKIKKYMWNQYYFNTKEKKILKMTNDTTSTYQGNTSSGKKKKKNLFSLVVLDFLWKIYDITTINRDDEQIKKLCLELNISNYFLKKNQQNNVENNTFILIYIMSHFLNLSRSIFNSCIEIFPSPKNMNTNRLFKIYPSLYNEDIYRNITECSSTSDFTIIYISKYICANVQNNTLVGFRGFYDKNTFLSICRIYSGILYENMFLYICGRGIKTVVKKIYICMGGDLLPIGQAYAGNIVAVYLSIVHVQDPHLGGGTGGRSCNDNHPRKNAKREDNSTSPMGEDHIPTETDNIMNKSGIYPQEIQTASHTEHANPNDMPLNIDYHGGGKDDLQYLSNTLMNLIKNKRSKKQHNIFIMNSDGFFLNKNITLSSDPNADSFILPFTDTCSTILHTIIEPKNIQDMNKFLYGLILLYTCDTSIDIDFNERGEYILKFCGEIHMQKCLSDFVNIYSNIEIKTSDTNISIREGIQENTVKVKRRKNKVHESMKDLHTHYMQITMGNQVKGGDYCITAAEGSEDTNNKNILDSDNGIIEGAEKIPLLNTADDDCERSNCNNSRSFKNERGDNHSASLFRHIHLEKDNYFLNILFNYTHNTICQKLNNNSFYVFLSVLNMPPNLLNFFDKHYSNIQAVLENRSISPSFLNYGKTDLCSTNEQFMYKQCLINLERYINDLCFSEGVNCGETMEEKSSSATGADATDAGKSHTNDLSDVNCFGNVDSVKEGPAPAPPCIGEKANQLRRNKNYQLELWDVCVQNGSVTLLYIKKYFSKKKNDEYMLDNIITNEKYKKIINQRSFVDTYLSDTNSDINIYLNNLCLGFKMASKYGPIAQEPIRGALFIIEGLIIDEVENGDLFEDVNPKEENNEWKINPGNIIALMKEACLNAVVQNTLRIYEPMLRLNLTCESNVLGKVYNVLLKRRCSILSEEIKDGYFLYCIDAYLPLFNSFKLAEELRSKCSGNVIYDIQFSHWNKLNEDIFLSNDSSTVIYDEDFDVKLMDNTATEIVNFIRRAKGLETNEKIIQKPEKQCTLKK; encoded by the exons ATGGATTTAGTCAAATACCTTAACCAAAATGAGAGGGTTCGCAACATATGCATATTGGCTCACGTAGATCATGGGAAGACCACTCTGGTGGACAACCTCATAAGCTCCAACAAAATTATAAGTGACAAGAACATCGGGAAGGTCAAGTATCTAGATAACCGCGAAGATGAGCAGAAGCGGCAAATCACCATGAAGAGCTCTAGTATCCTTTTGAAGCACACTTACAACAAGGCCTACTTGGATGAACTCTTCCGTGATCGGGCAGCTGAACAGAAATCGCCATCGGGCAAAGATATGCACGCTATTGGTGTGGAAGGGCAGACCGCCGGGATGACTATTTCCACCACAGATGGCGAACAAGTAAAACCCAGTGCCGGCCCCAATGGCAAGGCCAGTAGCAGTCGCAGCGTGATCAAGAGGAGGGAAGGTACAGAAGTGCAAGCGCAGGCAGATGCCGAAACAGCAAATGCCGAAACAGCAAATGCCGAAACAGCAGATGATAGAAATATACACCTTATTAATATCATAGACACCCCTGGACATGTAGACTTCTCGTCCGAAGTGTCAACATGCATTCGAATCTGTGATGGAGCACTGATATTAGTGGATTGCATAGAAGGAATGTGCAGCCAAACAAAAATTGTGCTCCGACAAACATGGAAAGAAATGATCAAAAGTATTCTTGTGATTAATAAAATAGATAAATTAATAACGAACCAAAACATGGACAGTGTGAGCGCGTATgaacatataaataatattatCGAGCAGGTAAATGCGTACATTTATCAATTATacatggaagaaaatatggACAAGGAGAATGTAGAATCATCCGAATTGGAAAAGTATACGTACTCTCCACTAAAAGGGAATGTCCTCTTGTGTAGCAGTACACATTGTTGGTGCATAGACATGAATATCTTCTCCACCctgttttgcaaaaaaatgaatataaatgtgaacaatgcagagaaaataaaaaaatacatgtggAATCAATATTATTTCAAtaccaaggagaaaaaaattttaaaaatgacaaaCGATACAACAAGTACATACCAAGGAAATACTAgtagtgggaaaaaaaaaaaaaaaaatttattctcaCTAGTAGTCTTAGATTTCTTATGGAAAATTTATGACATTACAACGATAAATAGGGATGACgaacagataaaaaaattatgcctAGAGTTAAATAtttcaaattattttttaaaaaaaaatcaacaaaaTAATGTCGAAAATAATACcttcattttaatttatatcatgtcacattttttgaatttatCAAGATCTATTTTCAATTCCTGCAttgaaatttttccttcgcccaaaaatatgaacaccaATAGACTCTTCAAGATTTACCCCTCATTATATAATGAAGATATTTATCGGAACATAACTGAATGCTCCTCCACCAGTGACTTTACCATCATTTATATTTCCAAATATATTTGTGCCAATGTGCAAAATAATACTCTTGTAGGCTTTCGAGGTttttatgataaaaatacCTTCTTATCCATATGCCGGATTTATTCTGGCATTTTGTACGAAAATATGTTCCTCTATATTTGCGGCAGGGGAATCAAAActgtggtgaaaaaaatttacatttgCATGGGTGGCGACCTCCTACCTATTGGCCAGGCCTACGCGGGCAACATAGTGGCCGTCTACTTGTCCATAGTTCACGTGCAAGACCCTCACTTGGGGGGGGGCACCGGTGGTAGAAGTTGTAATGATAACCATCCCAGGAAAAATGCCAAAAGAGAAGACAACTCAACTTCTCCTATGGGAGAGGACCACATCCCCACAGAAACAGATAatattatgaacaagtcGGGAATCTATCCCCAAGAGATCCAAACTGCATCTCACACCGAACACGCAAATCCCAACGATATGCCCCTAAACATAGACTACCACGGTGGAGGAAAAGACGACTTGCAGTACCTCTCAAACACGCTGAtgaatttaataaaaaacaaacggagtaaaaaacaacataaCATATTTATAATGAACAGTgatggtttttttttaaacaaaaatattaccTTGTCCAGTGATCCCAATGCAGATTCCTTTATTCTGCCCTTCACGGATACATGCTCAACCATACTGCACACTATAATCGAACCGAAGAACATTCAAGacatgaataaatttttgtaCGGCTTAATCCTCTTGTACACATGTGATACATCCATTGATATTGATTTTAACGAAAGGggagaatatattttaaagttCTGTGGAGAAATACACATGCAAAAGTGCCTCTCTGATTTTGTAAACATATACAGCAACATCGAAATAAAAACTTCCGATACCAATATATCCATTAGGGAAGGAATACAAGAAAATACCGTGAAggtaaaaaggaggaaaaataaggtaCATGAAAGTATGAAAGATTTGCATACACATTATATGCAAATTACCATGGGCAATCAAGTAAAGGGAGGAGATTATTGTATTACAGCTGCGGAAGGTTCAGAAGATACtaacaataaaaatatactgGATAGTGACAATGGAATCATAGAGGGAGCGGAAAAAATCCCACTTCTTAATACCGCTGATGATGACTGCGAAAGGAGTAACTGTAACAATTCACGTAGCTTTAAAAACGAAAGAGGAGACAACCATTCGGCGAGTCTATTCAGACATATCCATCTCGAAAAAGATAATTATTTCCTAAACATTCTTTTCAATTACACTCACAATACAATTTGTCAAAAGTTAAATAATAATTccttttacgtttttttaaGTGTTCTAAATATGCCCCCAAATTTGCTAAACTTTTTTGATAAGCATTATTCAAATATTCAAGCCGTGTTAGAGAACAGATCCatatctccttcctttttaaattatgGCAAGACTGATTTGTGCAGtacaaatgaacaattcaTGTACAAGCAGTGTTTGATAAATTTGGAGAGGTACATCAACGATTTGTGTTTCTCCGAGGGAGTTAACTGCGGAGAAACAATGGAGGAGAAATCCTCTTCCGCTACCGGGGCAGACGCAACCGATGCAGGAAAAAGCCACACTAACGACCTTAGCGATGTAAACTGCTTTGGCAATGTGGACAGTGTGAAGGAGGGGCCCGCGCCTGCCCCCCCCTGTATTGGAGAGAAGGCCAACCAACTCCGCAGAAACAAAAACTACCAATTGGAACTTTGGGATGTTTGCGTTCAAAACGGAAGCGTCACCCTCCTGTATATCAAGAAATATTttagcaaaaagaaaaatgatgaatATATGCTCGATAACATTATAACGAATGAAAAGTAcaagaaaataattaatcAGCGCTCCTTTGTCGACACCTACCTCTCAGACACCAACAGTGACATAAACATCTACTTAAATAATTTATGCCTTGGATTTAAAATGGCTTCAAAATACGGCCCCATCGCCCAGGAACCTATcag AGGAGCCCTGTTCATCATCGAGGGCCTAATAATTGACGAGGTAGAAAATGGAGATTTATTCGAAGACGTGAAcccaaaagaagaaaataatgaatgGAAAATCAACCCAGGAAATATTATTGCACTAATGAAAGAAGCTTGTTTAAATGCGGTGGTACAAAATACGTTACGAATATATGAACCGATGTTAAGGTTAAATTTGACATGTGAGAGCAACGTGCTTGGGAAGGTTTACAATGTGCTCCTTAAAAGAAGGTGTTCAATTCTAtcggaagaaataaaagatggCTATTTTCTATACTGTATAGATGCATACCTTCCTCTGTTTAATTCATTTAAATTAGCAGAAGAGCTAAGGTCTAAATGTTCTGGAAATGTTATTTACGATATCCAATTCAGCCACTGGAATAAGTTGAATGAGGATATCTTCTTGTCAAATGATAGCTCCACTGTCATATACGATGAAGACTTCGACGTTAAACTGATGGATAACACTGCAACAGAGATTGTCAACTTCATTCGGAGGGCGAAG GGCCTAGAAACGAACGAGAAGATAATACAAAAGCCAGAGAAACAGTGCACTCTCAAAAAGTAA
- a CDS encoding step II splicing factor, putative, which translates to MWINKIGNKSASFINHKHFHPGNIKNLERVWLAEEKERKRKEEEEKYLKKKEEQYKLYVLKQQLKKNEQEEGSKSDPHNHLYNINGEGKGSSSKRKANGGVNVIHPRINIQNGNNETEKTCKKLLVKSKYIEDVFVKNHKAVYGSYYDTEKKKWGYRCCKTIDKNAMCTNHVPDDATPNKACDRAVKKDLNKAKNKKKNKNKKKNNRVDNSITAVLNKFL; encoded by the exons atgtggataaACAAAATTGGTAATAAGAGTGCTTCCTTTATAAACCACAAGCATTTCCACCCAG gtAACATAAAAAACCTGGAAAGAGTATGGCTAgctgaagaaaaggaaagaaagcgaaaagaagaagaagaaaaatatctgaagaaaaaggaagaacaataCAAGCTGTACGTTTTAAAACAACAGCTTAAGAAGAATGAGCAGGAGGAAGGGTCTAAAAGTGACCCACATAATCACTTGTACAATATTAACGGAGAAGGTAAAGGAAGTAGCTCAAAGAGAAAGGCCAACGGAGGAGTGAATGTTATTCATCCGAGGATAAATATCCAAAATGGTAATAACGAAACGGAGAAAACctgtaaaaaattacttgTGAAGTCAAAATATATTGAAGatgtttttgtaaaaaaccACAAAGCCGTTTATGGCTCCTATTACGatacggagaaaaaaaagtggggcTACAGGTGCTGTAAAACTATCGACAAGAATGCAATGTGCACGAACCATGTACCCGATGATGCTACACCAAATAAGGCATGTGATAGGGCCGTTAAAAAGGATCTAAACAAGgccaaaaataagaagaaaaataaaaataagaaaaagaacaaccgTGTCGATAACAGCATAACAGCAgttttaaacaaatttttgtGA